In a genomic window of Mucilaginibacter sp. KACC 22063:
- a CDS encoding DUF47 domain-containing protein, whose protein sequence is MSLNSIFQYFVPKDKKVFFPLFEQAASNVVAMATVLVEAVNTNNTATREELFKQIDKLENKGDEITHQVYLELGKNFITPFDREDIHALASAIDDVADNIQGSANRMLLYRIEEVNEPISKLSELILQASIDLEKAVRELKDLRNVRNIADSCIRINSVENQADYVFDRAVADLFLYEKDALKVIKHKEILAALETATDMCEDAANVMESILVKNA, encoded by the coding sequence ATGTCACTAAACAGTATTTTCCAGTATTTTGTACCGAAAGATAAAAAAGTATTTTTCCCATTGTTTGAACAAGCTGCAAGTAATGTAGTTGCTATGGCAACTGTGTTAGTAGAAGCAGTGAACACTAACAACACCGCTACCCGCGAAGAGCTGTTTAAACAAATTGACAAACTGGAAAACAAGGGTGACGAAATTACGCACCAGGTTTACCTTGAATTAGGCAAAAACTTCATTACTCCTTTTGACCGTGAAGACATTCACGCTTTAGCCTCAGCTATTGATGATGTGGCTGATAATATTCAGGGTTCGGCTAACCGTATGTTACTGTACCGTATAGAGGAGGTGAACGAGCCGATTTCAAAACTGTCTGAACTGATATTGCAGGCAAGTATTGATTTAGAGAAAGCCGTACGCGAACTGAAAGATCTTCGTAATGTGCGTAACATTGCAGATTCATGCATCCGCATCAACAGCGTTGAAAACCAGGCAGATTATGTGTTTGACCGCGCCGTTGCCGACTTGTTCCTTTACGAAAAAGACGCACTAAAAGTAATTAAGCATAAAGAGATATTGGCAGCCTTAGAGACAGCCACAGATATGTGTGAAGACGCAGCCAACGTTATGGAATCTATCTTAGTTAAAAACGCCTAA
- a CDS encoding sensor histidine kinase, with protein sequence MKFRVLIFINALAVALALSAVNYYFRHNWYDMSITFGASFLISFVVFYYLIEKYVYSKIKIIYKLIHNLKLGRDLRDALGESTSADPINDVEKEVKEWARQKKTEIDALRSQEKFRREFLSNISHEFKTPLFAIQGYIDAIVDDDFEDVDMARQFLQKASKNVTRLTYLIKDLDEISKLESGEIPINYSKFKINDLIKEVLESMEMKASQHHIRLVFKQKYDEPILVNADRNKITQVLTNLLDNALKYGKENGTAAVSLFELHDQVLIEVTDDGHGIEEKNLNRLFERFYRTDSSRSREIGGSGLGLAIVKHIVEAHQQTISVRSTEGIGSTFGFTLQKVHQGLPLPFQTLPGLKS encoded by the coding sequence ATGAAATTTCGTGTACTCATATTTATTAATGCCCTTGCGGTAGCCCTCGCGTTGTCGGCCGTTAATTACTACTTCCGGCATAATTGGTACGACATGAGCATCACCTTTGGCGCCAGCTTTCTGATCAGCTTTGTGGTCTTCTATTACCTTATCGAAAAATATGTTTACTCGAAGATCAAGATCATCTACAAGCTGATTCACAACCTGAAGCTTGGCCGCGACCTTCGCGATGCCTTAGGTGAGAGTACCAGCGCTGACCCGATCAATGATGTAGAAAAAGAAGTGAAGGAATGGGCTCGTCAGAAAAAAACGGAAATTGATGCGCTTAGAAGCCAGGAGAAATTTCGCAGAGAATTTCTTTCCAATATCTCGCACGAGTTTAAAACCCCGCTTTTTGCCATACAGGGTTATATTGATGCCATCGTAGACGATGATTTTGAAGATGTGGACATGGCACGCCAGTTTCTGCAAAAAGCATCAAAAAACGTTACCCGCTTAACTTATCTGATTAAGGACCTGGATGAAATTTCAAAACTCGAAAGCGGAGAGATCCCTATTAACTACAGCAAGTTTAAAATTAACGACCTGATTAAGGAAGTGCTGGAATCCATGGAAATGAAGGCGAGCCAGCACCATATTAGGCTTGTTTTTAAGCAAAAATATGATGAACCTATTTTGGTTAATGCCGACAGAAATAAGATTACACAGGTGCTTACCAATTTGTTGGATAACGCGTTAAAATATGGTAAAGAAAATGGTACTGCTGCCGTAAGTCTTTTTGAATTGCATGACCAGGTTTTAATTGAAGTAACAGATGACGGCCATGGTATTGAAGAAAAAAACCTGAACCGTTTGTTCGAGCGTTTTTACCGTACCGACTCCAGCCGATCACGCGAGATAGGTGGTTCTGGCTTAGGTTTAGCCATTGTAAAACATATAGTTGAGGCACATCAGCAAACCATAAGCGTACGCAGTACAGAAGGTATTGGCTCTACTTTCGGCTTTACGTTACAGAAAGTACATCAGGGTTTGCCGCTTCCTTTTCAGACTTTACCTGGATTAAAGAGTTAA
- a CDS encoding methyltransferase domain-containing protein codes for MIDLSERSVAAELMDDFNLPSSEIDPVLAGLAKMNALFGGHQSIINALKQFPVDNKNIISDWGCGGGDVLIAIAQWARKLNINLKLTGVDAAPAAINFARQQSAAFPNIGYVKADVLQDNFAENQFDVIISSLFTHHFTDDEWVALISKMYRAAKRGIIITDLHRHWVLYYAVVAITRLFNNKMASYDGPLSVQRSFTRKELKKLLAMAGIKNYRLQWRWAFRWRIVIYKS; via the coding sequence CTCAAGCGAGATTGACCCGGTATTGGCCGGCCTTGCTAAAATGAATGCATTGTTTGGCGGCCATCAGTCCATCATAAATGCTTTAAAACAATTTCCGGTCGATAATAAAAATATCATAAGCGACTGGGGTTGTGGAGGCGGGGATGTGCTGATAGCCATTGCGCAATGGGCGCGAAAACTTAATATAAATTTAAAACTGACCGGTGTTGATGCCGCTCCTGCTGCTATTAACTTTGCCCGGCAACAATCAGCCGCTTTTCCTAACATCGGTTATGTAAAGGCTGATGTTTTGCAGGATAATTTTGCAGAAAATCAGTTTGATGTTATTATCTCAAGCTTATTTACGCATCATTTTACAGATGATGAGTGGGTAGCCCTCATCAGCAAAATGTATCGGGCGGCTAAAAGGGGCATCATTATTACAGACCTTCACCGGCATTGGGTGTTGTATTATGCAGTTGTAGCTATAACAAGGCTGTTTAATAATAAAATGGCCAGTTATGACGGGCCACTTTCTGTGCAGCGCAGCTTTACACGCAAAGAATTAAAAAAACTGCTGGCAATGGCCGGTATAAAAAATTACAGATTACAATGGAGATGGGCCTTCAGATGGCGTATCGTAATTTATAAGTCGTAG